A single Anopheles funestus chromosome 2RL, idAnoFuneDA-416_04, whole genome shotgun sequence DNA region contains:
- the LOC125764705 gene encoding probable cytochrome P450 6a14 — protein MFALIHNVDAVYSFSSALLAIQARHRAMELVTTVLSLLFVLASGLYWFLRNRYNYWSSRGFPTIPNQKLLFGHVKGVNTERHASYITNDIYREIKNRGEKFGGFNMFIMPGVMPVDPELIKTILVKDFHIFHDRGLFSDPEVDPLSGTLFSMQGKPWKILRQKLTPTFTSGKMKQMFGTILDVAERLGNYMDDHLDQEQLEMKDILARYTTDVIGTCAFGIECNTLKNPDSEFLKYGNKVFEQKVSTMVKIIFILVVRRFLPKFVLKITDVDVESFFLNLVRETVEYRESNNVKRNDFLNLLLQIKNTGKLLEQEEEHVGKGEVGMTQNELAAQVFIFFLAGFETSSTTMNFCLYELAKNSELQERLRKEINRAIENNGGELTYDVVMGIEYLNKVVDETLRKYPPLETITRAPEQDYTIPGTKHVIPKGTMVQIPIYALHHDPDYYPDPERFDPERFRPEVANARPPYVYMPFGEGPRICIGLRFGMMQTKVGLITLLRQFRFSPTEKTPETIRFMPNVFILSPDSGNYLHVEKI, from the exons ATGTTCGCTCTCATCCACAATGTTGATGCGGTTTATTCGTTCAGTAGTGCGTTACTCGCTATCCAAGCAAGACATCGCGCGATGGAACTCGTAACTACAGTTTTATCATTACTGTTCGTACTCGCGTCCGGACTGTATTGGTTTTTGCGCAATCGATACAACTACTGGAGTAGCCGTGGCTTTCCGACCATTCCCAATCAAAAGCTGCTGTTCGGACACGTAAAGGGTGTAAACACTGAGCGCCATGCGTCGTACATTACGAATGACATCTACCGTGAGATAAAGAATCGTGGTGAAAAATTCGGAGGATTCAACATGTTCATCATGCCGGGTGTAATGCCCGTTGATCCGGAACTTATCAAAACGATCCTGGTGAAAGATTTCCACATCTTTCATGATCGAGGCCTGTTTAGTGATCCCGAAGTTGATCCCCTGTCCGGCACGCTGTTTTCGATGCAAGGAAAGCCCTGGAAGATATTGCGCCAAAAGCTTACGCCCACCTTCACGTCCggcaaaatgaagcaaatgttCGGCACGATTCTGGATGTGGCGGAGAGACTAGGCAACTATATGGACGATCACCTGGACCAGGAGCAGTTGGAAATGAAGGATATACTGGCACGGTACACGACCGATGTGATCGGCACGTGTGCATTCGGGATTGAGTGTAACACGCTGAAGAATCCGGACTCGGAATTCCTCAAGTACGGCAACAAGGTGTTCGAACAGAAGGTATCCACCAtggttaagatcatttttaTCTTGGTGGTGCGCAGATTTTTGCCCAAGTTTGTGCTCAAAATTACCGATGTTGATGTGGAATCGTTCTTCCTTAATCTCGTGCGTGAAACGGTCGAATATAGGGAGAGCAACAATGTGAAGCGGAACGATTTCCTGAACTTGTTGCTTCAGATTAAAAATACAGGAAAATTGTTGGAGCAAGAGGAGGAACACGTTGGCAAGGGTGAGGTCGGGATGACACAGAACGAGCTGGCCGCGCAGgtgtttatcttctttttggcCGGTTTTGAAACATCCTCCACCACGATGAACTTCTGTCTGTACGAGCTGGCAAAGAATTCCGAACTGCAGGAACGTCTCCGGAAGGAAATTAATCGTGCGATCGAGAACAATGGTGGGGAGCTAACGTACGACGTTGTGATGGGTATCGAGTATTTGAATAAGGTCGTTGATG AAACGCTTCGTAAATATCCTCCACTGGAGACGATCACGCGTGCCCCAGAACAGGattacaccatacccggtacGAAACACGTCATCCCGAAGGGTACGATGGTGCAGATACCGATCTACGCATTGCATCACGATCCGGACTACTATCCCGATCCGGAACGTTTCGATCCAGAACGGTTCCGGCCGGAGGTGGCAAATGCTCGCCCACCGTATGTGTACATGCCGTTCGGTGAAGGTCCCCGGATCTGTATTGGATTGCGGTTTGGCATGATGCAGACCAAGGTAGGGCTTATTACGCTTCTGCGCCAGTTCCGATTTTCGCCGACAGAGAAAACACCAGAAACGATTCGATTCATGCCGAACGTGTTCATTCTGTCTCCGGACAGTGGAAACTATCTGCATGTGGAGAAGATATAG
- the LOC125764711 gene encoding cytochrome P450 6a8-like, giving the protein MDLLGYVLTAFVFVVSIAYLYLRSRHNYWRDRGIPYARGKPHLFMGHMEQANTKHTSYINQEIYQDLKSRGETFGGMNIFLLPGLVVVDPELVKTILVKDFNVFHDRGVFNDAKSDPLSAHLFALEGPEWRVLRQKLTPTFTSGRMKQMFGTIQQVAQEFLKYMNENCHREMEMKDVLARFTTDVIGTCAFGIECNTLKNPDSEFRKYGNKVFEQDAVIMVKFVFVMMFKGLAKRIGVKLTDEGVERFFLQVVRDTVQYREMNNVQRNDFMNLLLQIKNKGYLDERDIGANDNLKGETAMTLNELAAQVFVFFLAGFETSSTTMNFCLYELAKNPDIQERLREEIERGVEDHGGQVTYEMVMNNQYLDNVINETLRKYPPIESLSRVPIRDYTIPGTKHVIPKDTFIQIPVYAIQRDPEFYPEPDQFNPDRFLPEEVKQRHPYVFLPFGEGPRICIGLRFGMMQAKLGLITLLRNFRFSPSSQTPSELVFDPKSFILSPTTGNYLKVDKIEGF; this is encoded by the exons ATGGATCTTCTGGGTTATGTGTTGACCGCGTTCGTGTTTGTGGTATCTATCGCGTACCTGTACTTGCGAAGCAGGCACAACTATTGGCGTGATCGGGGAATTCCTTATGCGCGCGGAAAGCCACATCTGTTCATGGGACACATGGAGCAAGCAAATACGAAACATACTTCATACATCAATCAGGAAATATATCAGGATCTCAAATCACGTGGAGAAACCTTTGGTGGAATGAATATCTTCCTCTTACCAGGTTTAGTCGTGGTAGATCCAGAGCTGGTGAAAACGATTCTGGTGAAGGATTTCAACGTGTTTCATGATCGAGGCGTCTTTAACGACGCAAAGTCGGATCCCCTATCTGCTCATCTGTTCGCACTGGAAGGGCCCGAATGGCGTGTGTTACGTCAGAAGCTTACGCCAACGTTTACCTCTGGACGGATGAAACAAATGTTCGGCACTATTCAACAGGTGGCCCAAGAGTTCCTGAAGTACATGAACGAAAATTGCCACCGGGAGATGGAGATGAAGGATGTGCTGGCACGTTTTACTACGGATGTTATCGGGACGTGTGCTTTCGGGATCGAGTGTAATACGCTGAAGAATCCGGACTCGGAATTCCGAAAATATGGCAACAAGGTGTTCGAACAGGATGCAGTCATTATGGTCAAGTTTGTGTTCGTTATGATGTTCAAGGGTTTGGCAAAGCGAATCGGTGTTAAGCTGACTGACGAAGGCGTGGAACGATTTTTCCTGCAAGTTGTCCGCGATACGGTTCAATATCGTGAAATGAACAATGTACAGCGGAATGATTTTATGAACCTTTTGCTGCAGATTAAGAACAAAGGTTATTTGGACGAACGTGACATTGGAGCCAATGATAATCTGAAGGGCGAAACTGCTATGACACTAAACGAACTGGCCGCGcaggtgtttgtgtttttcctgGCCGGATTTGAAACGTCCTCCACTACCATGAACTTCTGTCTGTACGAGCTGGCAAAGAATCCCGACATTCAGGAGCGTCTCCGTGAGGAAATTGAACGCGGAGTCGAGGACCATGGTGGACAAGTGACATATGAAATGGTCATGAACAATCAGTACCTTGATAATGTGATCAACG AAACTCTACGCAAATATCCTCCAATTGAATCGCTTAGTCGTGTGCCAATCCGAGATTACACGATTCCCGGGACCAAGCATGTGATTCCGAAGGATACCTTTATCCAAATTCCCGTATACGCGATACAACGTGATCCCGAGTTTTACCCAGAACCGGATCAATTCAATCCGGATCGATTCTTACCGGAGGAGGTAAAGCAACGCCATCCATACGTCTTCCTTCCCTTCGGCGAAGGTCCACGGATTTGTATTGGATTGCGGTTTGGAATGATGCAAGCGAAGCTTGGTCTGATCACTTTGCTGAGGAACTTCCGCTTCTCTCCGTCATCGCAAACACCGTCCGAACTCGTATTCGACCCcaaatcttttattttatcgcCCACTACGGGGAATTATCTAAAGGTTGATAAGATTGAAGGTTTCTGA
- the LOC125764715 gene encoding probable cytochrome P450 6a14 translates to MVLVGVILLGVVLLLSIAYLFLRERHSYWRKRGFPCKPNPSLLFGQMQGNGSTKHAAYVTQEIYNYAKERGERFVGYSYFFMPLVMVCDIELVKTILVKEFSVFHDRGMYSNARTDPLSGNLFALEGHEWREMRQKLTPTFTSGRMKQMFGTMLQVAAELRKHMLTNIDRDMEMKDVLARFTTDVIGTCAFGIECNTLDNPDSEFLKYGKRVFEHRLFAVVKMTFAMLFRNTATKLGIKVTDADLERFFLNLVHETVDYRERNDVQRNDFLNLLLEIKNKGSFVEQEEGHTAPNALGMTMNELAAQVFIFFVAGFETSSTVMNFCLYELAKNPDIQERLRDELNRAIETNDGELTYEVVMGQEYLGQVVNETLRKYPPLETTLRVTAQDYTIPGTDHVIPRNVGVQVPVFAIHRDPEHYPDPECFDPDRFSVEECKKRLPYTFLPFGEGPRMCIGMRFGMMQVKVGLVTLLRSFRFFPSAQTPERIVFDPKSFILSPTGGNYLRVEKI, encoded by the exons ATGGTGCTGGTCGGTGTGATATTGCTGGGCGTGGTGTTGCTACTTTCGATAGCTTACCTATTCCTGCGCGAAAGACATAGCTACTGGCGCAAGAGAGGCTTCCCTTGCAAGCCTAACCCGAGCTTGTTGTTTGGTCAAATGCAAGGAAACGGCAGTACCAAACATGCGGCGTATGTCACGCAGGAAATCTACAATTATGCTAAAGAACGTGGAGAACGCTTCGTAGGGTATAGCTATTTCTTTATGCCCCTAGTGATGGTGTGTGATATAGAGCTGGTGAAAACGATTCTGGTGAAAGAATTTAGTGTGTTTCATGATCGCGGTATGTACAGCAACGCCCGTACCGATCCACTGTCCGGCAATCTTTTTGCGCTGGAGGGACACGAATGGCGCGAGATGCGCCAGAAGCTTACGCCAACATTTACCTCCGGTAGAATGAAGCAAATGTTTGGCACAATGCTGCAGGTTGCGGCAGAGCTGCGTAAGCACATGCTCACAAACATCGATCGCGACATGGAGATGAAGGATGTGCTGGCACGGTTTACCACCGACGTGATTGGTACGTGTGCATTCGGGATTGAGTGTAATACGCTCGATAATCCGGACTCGGAATTCCTCAAGTACGGTAAAAGGGTTTTCGAGCACAGACTGTTTGCAGTGGTGAAAATGACATTCGCGATGCTGTTCAGGAACACGGCAACGAAGCTGGGCATTAAGGTAACGGACGCTGACCTGGAGAGGTTCTTCCTGAATCTCGTCCATGAAACGGTGGACTATCGCGAACGCAACGATGTGCAGCGGAACGATTTTCTGAACCTGTTGTTGGAGATCAAAAACAAAGGTAGTTTTGTGGAACAGGAAGAAGGTCACACTGCGCCGAATGCTCTGGGCATGACGATGAATGAGCTGGCGGCTCaggttttcatcttttttgtgGCCGGTTTTGAGACCTCTTCTACGGTGATGAACTTTTGTTTGTACGAGCTTGCGAAGAATCCCGACATTCAGGAACGTTTGCGGGACGAACTGAACCGTGCGATCGAAACCAACGATGGAGAGCTGACGTATGAGGTTGTGATGGGACAGGAATATCTTGGACAGGTGGTCAATG AAACGCTTCGCAAATACCCACCGCTGGAGACTACATTGCGAGTTACGGCACAGGATTATACAATTCCCGGCACAGACCATGTGATCCCGCGTAATGTAGGAGTTCAAGTTCCGGTATTTGCCATTCATCGTGATCCCGAACACTATCCTGATCCGGAATGTTTCGATCCGGATCGGTTTTCGGTTGAGGAGTGCAAGAAACGTCTACCATACACGTTTCTACCGTTCGGCGAAGGACCACGGATGTGTATCGGAATGCGTTTTGGCATGATGCAGGTTAAAGTGGGTCTGGTGACCTTACTGCGCTCCTTTCGCTTTTTCCCATCCGCTCAAACGCCCGAGCGGATCGTGTTTGATCCGAAATCATTTATTCTCTCTCCCACCGGAGGTAATTATTTGCGGGTGGAGAAAATTTAA
- the LOC125764719 gene encoding cytochrome P450 6a22-like: MVVFSWVLLPCAVVLASVATIRWFLRRRQTFWLRHGIPAARNPHLLYGNVAGLVAKQHTSTILQTLYREFRDRQLPAGGFNLFFSPMLLIIDRKLIERVLVQDFAQFQDRGLYASEKVNPLSSETLFSLAGERWHRMREHLGPAFGKGSVRTMFPTTARIAQTLVVYIGAQSKRRDLEWTDLMARYTTDVIGSCAFGIDCRTIRDPGTEFRAMGYRAFRCSLRRMWKLRFGYAFRRIADALQLCVNEPCVERFFLQLCRSTVLHRESYQLVKRDFLQLLLEMKATGRLDMTQVAGQCYSFFIAGFETSASLMSFCLYELAKNVTVQQKLRASIVAALDETDGQLSYDMVMSLRYLDQVVNETLRMYPPVDFLFRVSSTDYAIDRVGTIPRGTLLVVPVHALHHDPEYYPQPEVYDPERFASGAKSSHVRDGAPFMPFGLGPRHCLGATFGLMLVKVGLVAMLRSFRFSLNVDRTPEHVTFKPRSLVLTPSSGMYLNVDRI, from the exons ATGGTCGTGTTTTCGTGGGTGTTATTGCCATGTGCGGTGGTGCTGGCCAGTGTTGCCACCATCCGGTGGTTTTTGCGACGACGGCAAACGTTCTGGTTGCGGCACGGTATACCCGCGGCTCGGAATCCCCATCTACTGTATGGCAACGTGGCAGGACTAGTGGCAAAGCAACATACATCCACCATCCTGCAAACGTTGTACCGGGAGTTTCGTGACCGTCAATTACCGGCCGGTGGATTTAATCTCTTCTTTTCGCCCATGCTGCTTATCATCGATCGGAAGTTGATCGAGCGTGTGTTGGTGCAAGATTTCGCCCAGTTTCAAGACCGTGGCCTGTACGCCAGTGAAAAGGTGAATCCGCTAAGCAGCGAAACGTTATTCTCACTGGCAGGTGAACGATGGCACCGTATGCGGGAACATCTCGGACCGGCCTTTGGCAAGGGCAGCGTGCGAACCATGTTTCCGACCACGGCACGTATCGCCCAGACGCTGGTGGTTTACATCGGTGCGCAGAGCAAACGGCGCGATCTCGAATGGACGGATCTGATGGCACGCTACACAACGGACGTGATCGGTAGCTGCGCGTTCGGTATCGATTGCCGTACGATACGCGACCCAGGGACGGAGTTTCGCGCGATGGGCTATCGTGCGTTTCGCTGCAGCCTGAGACGCATGTGGAAGCTACGGTTCGGATACGCCTTTCGGCGAATTGCTGATGCGCTGCAGCTGTGTGTGAACGAACCGTGTGTGGAACGGTTTTTCCTCCAGCTGTGCCGGTCGACCGTTTTGCACCGGGAAAGCTACCAGCTGGTGAAGCGTGACTTTCTGCAGTTGCTGCTGGAGATGAAAGCGACCGGCCGGCTCGATATGACGCAGGTCGCAGGTCAGTGTTATTCGTTTTTCATCGCCGGCTTCGAAACGTCCGCCAGCTTGATGAGCTTCTGTCTGTACGAGCTGGCCAAAAATGTGACCGTACAACAGAAGTTGCGTGCTTCGATCGTGGCAGCGCTCGATGAAACCGACGGTCAACTGAGCTACGATATGGTGATGTCATTGCGCTATTTGGATCAGGTGGTGAATG AAACACTGCGCATGTACCCACCGGTTGACTTTCTGTTTCGCGTTTCAAGCACCGACTATGCGATAGATCGTGTCGGAACCATTCCCCGTGGGACATTGTTGGTGGTACCGGTGCATGCGTTACATCACGATCCCGAATATTACCCACAGCCGGAAGTGTACGATCCGGAACGGTTTGCTAGTGGGGCGAAGTCGTCGCACGTACGAGATGGTGCCCCATTCATGCCGTTCGGTTTGGGACCAAGACATTGTCTTGGGGCTACCTTTGGTCTAATGCTGGTGAAGGTCGGTTTGGTGGCAATGTTGCGCTCATTTCGATTCTCACTGAATGTGGATCGTACTCCGGAGCATGTCACCTTTAAACCACGTTCACTTGTCCTAACCCCAAGCAGTGGGATGTACCTGAACGTGGACCGGATTTAA